The DNA segment GTAATCATTAATTCACTATTTTGATATTTTCAACGCACAATGCAAGAACCATAAACAAGTagcggtgagtgagctctaagtattagcgtctgggaattacgcatttcactgcttgaacaaagtaccttgaagtttcattgctttgcactgttaatgcgcacgcaattccactatcacctatgcccgtgtggtcactgtacgcgcttaataaaaaatgtacctgtcaagcaaaagattctccttttagttttctctgtatacctcatagaaggcacgcgctttcttgtagcattttatgtagcagcccatggtcatagcctcactccgatgggggcacttttgataaaagtgcgcatgcgtacagcacggctcaacctcccaaagcaaactaccaaagcagggacactgcagcggtgacgtgcgccttgccaacacaacaagagagggcgccacgcgTTTCTTGCGAATGCTAAGGTTGCATGACAAGTAGAGAAACAGCGTAGGAAATCTTTTGCTTCattcaaatgtaaaatactttataCTTCTTTCAAGGTAGGACATTACGCTTCCTGAAGCTCCAAAGAGCTTGTCGATACATTGTAAATTAGAGATGTGGTGAACGATAAAgtgaagtggggtatttttcaggacttCATCATAGACTCAATGCTATCGTAGCTTattgcgcatggtaaacgcagcatgtaagctacaatgatgaaactctactaaaagaaactttaagaagcatttaaCATCTTGGAGAGACAGCTATTctctaacttttatgcgcgacgaggtattaatttttattttttcatcgccattgagttacgcgccgccggctgtcgcgagatggcgcgaccggttttttgaGGCGCATGGGCCAGAATGCTGGGGATATGGACGAGCTTTGATGGCATTAACTTTGGGCAACCAGCCTGTCCATGCCTTAGgttccgcgtttttttttgccagagacAAGTTCCTTAGCGGCACTGTATAGCGCAGTTTTTTGTCAATGAGCCCTGATGGCGAGACGTTTGTTCTTATGCACATAGCCTACATAGCTCCTATaactgacccgccgtggtggcacagTGGCTATGAGAAGACCGCCGTGTGCCATGCGATCgcagtgcacgctatggaaccAGCAGGTGTTCAAGTCCaatgcggagcccttcacaacaatACCCCATATCCCATGAGCCGCTTTGGTACGCTACACACCCACCATGCCATACTTTAGTATGGTACAATGACGTCATGACAGCTCAGTGTACTGAACATCGCTCACCCAGCAGTGTTGGTCCTCACACGAAGTACATGCCAGTCTTGAGGGACTCGAGCACCTTGACAGCCTCCACATACTGACGGGTTGAGACGGCGTCGGCGCTGCCCCCAGACGAGTCGCTGCTCGAGCTTGACACATCCACCTTGCTCATCAGGTGCTTCTTGGCCCGGTACGCGGCCAGATGAGCATAGTAAACGGGCGCCGGGATGCTAACGCTCCGCGTGCAGCGGGCGTACGTGTGACAGAGGTAGTAGCTCAGATTCTGTACGTCGTCGGCCGTAAAGGTCGAGTCGTCCCACAGAATGTAGTAGTGCGACGGCCTGCTCGTGCCCTGCACCACAGACACCACGGGGCCGGTTCAACCCACGGAATCGCAGCATGATCTCCTGGTTGTAGACGAAAGACCTCGCGTCACATCCCCGACAACACTTAGGCAGTCTTAACttaggaatcaagaggaagagatgggcttgggctgggtatgtaatgcgaatgggaagacaaccgctggtccttaagggctacggagtcgattccaagaaaagggaggcgtagcaaggggcggcagaaagctaggtgggcggatgagattggcaAGTTTGccaggatacggtggccgcagctgtcaaaggacagggtaactgtagagacataggagaggccttttccctgcactgggcatagttaggctgataatattcatgatgatgatgaatttgggTGCCTTAAAATTTTGTTACTATCCTGTGGTCCCCGTTTTGGAACATATCCCGTTCCCGGCTGTGGCGGACGAATTtcgtcgatggaggcgaaattcgagaagcTCGTGTACTGcgcaatctcagtgcacgttaaagagcccgaagtggtcgaaattttcggagccgttcactacggcgtctctcatagtctgagtcgctttgggacgttaaacctccataaaccaaacagaTCCCATTTTGCGGGAACCCTTTACTGGCTGTTGCACAATGAAATATCAAAGTAGGCCATGCGCAGTTGCTATTCGGGCCCACACCTAACAGTcatcctgtgctttataatgtGTAAGAAGCGCCCAAACTCCCTGTCACTGCCTCTATAGTGGCCTGCTTAATGTTGCACTGAAAAGTTCGGAGGACGTTCACTTCGCTTCTACGTCATTAGGGAGTTTCCGCGACCAAAGTACCGACTACTGGGCCCCAGACGGCATTCCATTACTGTGCACCTGAATGCCGAAATGGCTGCAGAGGTAGAAGTCGAAGTCGAGCGGGTGCGTGACCACAGAGTCTACGGTGGTGCCGGGCGGCACGTTGCGGCACTTGCCAACCCCGTCCCGGTCATTGGCGGGCATGAAACGCGTGTGGTgacgcttctggaccacgatgaatgTCAGCGCCGGCTCGTACGTCTCGTTCGGGGAAAGCTCCTGGCACGCCAgtcggatggcgctcacctggaaACAAGATCAAGGCAAAGTTGTAGCCCTGAACTGGTCGCTTAATGGATTAAACACTGCTTCTGGAGCTTGACACAAGGGATGGGCAGGACAACACCATTTCGTGCACAGTCCAACAGCTACAAACCGTCGTCTTTCGAACAAAGTTAGGAGAAGGTTATGGCGCTGTGAGTAAATTCGTATCGTATATGGAAAACTGGTAGAATCCACAGTAACTTGGAAGCTTCTCTGATCGGGCTTGCAGGTATTCATGACAGCTAAAAATGCAACAGTGCAAGACAGGTACGATGAACACCAGCGCTGTGGTGTCCAGCGCTGTGGTGTGGTGCATTTTTATCTACATTGAGACCCGCCAGTTACCGCGGTCGATGATGTTCGATGTAGAATCCGCGAGACAATATGATGCTGCCCCTTTCAATCATAACCAACCCACAAAAAGATGCGGGGATAAATCATTTTGAATTCGAAACTTACCTCCCGGTTGCGGACCTCCatgaactgcccctcgctcactccgtcccgGTAAAAGATAATGCGCTCCGGCTTGTGCCTGGTAGCATGATAAAATGCCTTCAGCGTGTCTTTCATCATGTCCTTGAGGTCCTTGATGATCTCCAGGCGCGAAGTGGCAGCGGAGTCTGCCATCTGGACGCGAACGGAGGCGTGGAACTTGTACGGAATGGCGTCCAAGCTACCAACGCACGCCGCGATGGACGGCCTCAGCTTGTCCCCAGGCGCCGGGTGAGTCACGTCCGCGCCGATGATGATAACCGGCTTCTGGAAGATTTTCGGCTTCTCCTTGGGCAGCAGGCTGTTGTTGATGCCGCCCAGCTTGGCATTGATCTTCTGGCAGAGGTTGGTGATGAGCGCGGCGTTGCACTTCTTGATCACGTTGTTGTCCATTACGCACTGCGTGCGCAGCCCGATCTCGGTCTCGGCTACCTGCTTGATATCGGCGTAGCTCGTGTTCTTGGCAAGCACGATGATGACCATCTCGAGGTTGGAGGTCTTGCGCTGCTCCTCGAGCAGGATGTTCCGCACTGGCTTGCGGTTCGCGTCAGTCGTGGTGACGTCCAGCGGCTGCTCGATGCTCATGCCCAGTTCCTGGCCGACCCGGATGAGCATCTTGACGAAGTTGTCGAGGCTGTCTCGCTGCGCGAACTGGCTCAGGTTGAGCAGCGTCCAGCGGGTCAGCGTGGCCGACTTGTAGAAGTGACGGCCCCGCAGTTCCCAGGTGCCCTCGCGGGGCTTGCCGATGTTGTTGTTCTCGAAGACCAGCGACGGCGGATCGAGCACCCTGCCCTTGAGCTGCGTCGGCTCGGTGCTGATTTTGATGCCGAACTCGCGCAGGCACTggtcgctgctgctgaccagatcCCGCACCGACTGGCGGATCTCGTTGAAGCGCTTGGCCGGTGGCTGGGCCGTACGCTTGATCATCTCGGACGTCTGAGTCTCGTCCAGTTTCTTCTTGCAGTGCTGCCCTTCGACGATCACGCAGACCTCCAGCGGGAGGTAGACCGGGTGGTTTTCGCTGCCGGTCTCGATGCAGGGCAGGTTCGGGTACTTGAGGCGGTCGTAACGGTTTTGGAAGTAGTCGGCCACCGAGCAACGGGTGCCGTCTTCCATTTTGAAGTAGATCTTCTTGGCTGGTTCCTTGGTGACGCGAACCACCTTGTACTTGCGAGGGTATGGAAGGTGGGTGACCTTGACGCGCAAACCCTTGAGCTCCTTGTTGAGACGAACGTTCTGGAAGTCGCGCAGGTTCTGGAAGTCTCCGGCCGACATCTCGCGTCGGCAATCGCTGAACAGTTTGCACATGAAGTCGGTCACGGGTAGAGGCTCGTAGAAGGCGGTGGCCGaaatgtcgacgttgagcatgggCTTCCACTGAGCGGTCCGAACGCTAGTGTAGTAGCCGAACCAGACTTCGCGGCCACCTCCAAGGGTGTTGTATTCGCCTGGGGCCGGCGGTTTGAAGAAGGACCGCCCGATGGGCGTGAGTTTGATCGACGGTCCGTGCCGCAGCACGATGTCCACGGCTTGGAGGACCTCCTGGGGAACCTGGCTGACGCGTCTGTCGAAGACCGCCTGTAGAGCGTCCAGATTCACGgtggccgcgtactggatcttCACGATGAACTTCTGAATCCGCTGGTCCTCCTCGAAGTCGACCGTGAAGGTGCGCTCGCGGAAATTGAGCTCACGGCGCGTGTACAAGTTCTTGCGCCCGTCGAAGGCGGGCATGCAGCCACTCAGGTCGACCCGGTACTTCTTGACGAGCAACTCGATGACCAGGCGGTTGATCTTGGTGCTGATGCAGCGGTACTTGCGCTTCTCGGGCACTTTGTTGGTCTCCTTGCGCGACTCTGAGCAGATCTCCACGTCGTAGTGGAAAACGTTACCGGAAGGGATCTCAACGCTGAAGTGGTTGGCGGTCAACTGGATCGGCCGGCCCAGTTTGCCTTGAGCAGGCCGGCGCGGGAAGTGAGACGGCAAGGCCCGCTCGATTTCCTGCAGGGCGCGCCGGGGCAGTCCGCGGCTAAGGTTTAAATTCCCAAAGCGCACAATtcgtgtccaacattcttggacaaaatttgaaaattttaagatactcttatggaaatattgaaggtaatggtcatagtccgattttttttttactagctgGCATCAAGCTgttcagactgccatagaaaaacaatggggaacgcttttgacggtagcaaaaacataaatgaaaacatgcaagcctgccgacagcAGATCTGCAgatcttttgtccagaattttcgGTTAGGCGGTTGTATTACGCACAAATTCCGCGCGTAAACTACGCCTGACCTCTGCGTTAGCTGTCTAAAAGAAAACTCCTCCATACATCGGTTAATCGATAAAAGTCAAAAGTCAACTCCTCCACACTGACGATCTGAGTTGCGCGTCACGCTGTTGATATGGAGAGCTCAAAATGATCTCGGTAAAGTAAGGAGAGTGAATGGAGTGCATTGGTCAGATTTTCACGTCGCTACACTGCGGATGAGAACTCGCGATTTTGTTTCGGTGATACTTTTTCGCCTGTGGACTACTAGCACGGAACCCACCCCAGTGAGCTCTTAATCGATAGCAGTACGCCTTTTTATCTTTTACTTGTAAAATTCCGCGAATTACGAGAGAAATGCGAAAAATTCAAATTTCAGAGATTCCTGCGGGGAAAAGTGACAGCTGTAGGCAACCTCAAGTTTGCAGCGTCACTCGAAGCACTCTAACACACGCCAGCGAGAGGACCAAGCATTCTTTGAAGGAGTGAAGGCGCCAAATTTTTGGCCCTGTGCCTTTGGTCTGcacacaaaaactgcaatatgaactcTGCTTTGTCGTTTTAAATAACTGAAATTAACACTGAACTGTTGCAGAAGTCAAGATTTCAGCAAATGAACAAAGAGCTATATATAAGTTTTTATATGCTTCACAAGACCTGGTGCTCACTTGTGCCATCGCAACAGACTTTCGACTgctgaaagcgaaactgaaactgcatgGAAGAATATATTCAGTTTTAAATTAGGCGCTGGGCGTAGGCGAATTTCACGTCGTGATTCATTTTAACTATTTGTGTGTTTCacttaatggcgcataagcagctgaGGCTATCATGGACAGGGTTGGTAATATCTCACTGGTGCGCTGGCGGACAACTACTTCGTTTAGAAACCAATTTCCCTGTCACATTCCCTTCTTTTAGGAATCTAACTAACCACTCGTGTCAGGTCTCCTACTGTATTCTCTCCTAAGAGCAAGCAAGGGTGGAAAGGGACGCGTTTGTGGCGAAATTTCGAGTTTCCTGCATGAAAACATGCGGACGCCACATTTACAAAGAGGATTTTCTTGTTTCATAATGTTCGCAATCATACACAAGAAAAAATACACAATAAAAATTTCGACGAGCACATTAAGCGAGCTCGTAGTGCTTTTACACAACCACATTCCAGTTTCCGTACTTCGTTGAAGCCATCAAGTGACGTTCGTCAAGTAGCTGCATAGGCAACGCCGAGAGTGCCGAGCAAGGAATGCAAACACGTGTATAATCATTCTCAATGTGGCATCTGAATCACCTCAATGAGCTGAAAATAAAGCgaacctcgaaaaaaaaaattgaaaattggttttttgatgaaaggtaatggcgcagtaattgtctctcaTACGTCCCGAAAATATGGGTTTCCCAAAAGGTACCTTCACATGAAAGAAGGCGAGACTGCGCTTGTCCCCTCTTTATTCACGTGAATGAAGCTTTTGCGCAACCCATCTTTACGCTACGATGAGCTACCTTGCTGAATCGCATGTGCCTGGGGACACCGGAactgcgccgtaaaagaagggaggaaggtgggagtgaaaaagagaaagaggtgccgtaacggaggtctctggaataatttccaccattaACTTCTGAAGCACGCCGCTCAGCTCCAATACTGTCTATACTCTCGACATCAGGCCCTCCCAATTGTGGGACGCCGTCACGTACTTTCacgccatttcttcctttctcttcccTCGCGGTGCCAAAAAACGCGAGCGGCGCATGCAAGCACCGATGTCATACGTAGCGCGATCATTCCGGGGAGTGCTCAGGTTTAGCATCGCGTAGAAGGAGCCAAAGTCGACAAGCGAAGAGGAGCCGCAAAGCTGAAGAGAgggatgtagtcgagggtttaaCGGCATACcatctggtcaggaatcatgttgatgcagattgctggtcactggccaaagtcaaaagatgaaaagacgtttcgggagcactacggctcccttgttcactatgaaacaatcggcgcacggatccgttcttttgtagcacccagtagcgtttttaatgattcagcatagataggatgcagagttccgtcgttcctgtttaatgtgttagacgatgtctgtatgataagggactcaagattctgccgtgctgacgtgttcttttctgttgtcaatatctttattTGATCCCAGCTAATCTCGTGGCGGGATTTTTGCACATGCtctgcgatggcgttagatgctttctggtttcggacgtcattctggtgctctctcaggcgtctcctgaagtcctttgtttcaccgatatatattgatgagcaatcggcgcagtcaatctcatacacaacacctggaaatctttcacgagggagcttgtccttcacattcaccagttctgttcgcaccttgtcAGCGGGGACGGGCGCGATGTTAACGcaatgcttgcggaaaatacaagcaagcgcttcgctaattcccgctacgtatggaacagcagcgcgtttttcttttggttttttgctatcgcgttcttcggaggtaaACACagacgcgagagcacagaaaaaccaaaagaaagatcagcacggcagaatcttgagtcccttaccatacagacatcgtctaacacattaaacaggaacgacgtaactctacatcctatctaagCTAAATccttaaaaacgctactgggtgctacaaaagaacgtatccgtgcgccgattgcttcatagtgaacaagggagccgtagtgctcccgaaacgtcttttcatcttctGACTTTgcccagtgaccagcaatctgcatcagaaGAGAGGGGATTATGCGCTACCTTTGTCCGCTGAGGGGCGTTAGTAGAGTTAGCATCACGGCATCACGTGACATttctgaagcctagtcataaaacgTATAATGGAAAGCCTCATGGGAAATGCACACACGTGAAAAGGCAGCGGTAGCTGCTAACAAAGATTCACTTTCGCTTGCAGCGCAGCGTAACGCCTGCGCTTGACATTTTTTTGAGACGCGCCTTGGGCGCAATCTATGCAACCTGAGATGGAATCTATGGAACCTCGATGCAGTACGGTGCATGCACGgtcactgttgttgttgttgttgttgttgacctcacacaatggcacatacccacaagggtgaTTGGCCATAAcgaggcggtgactatttaaatgaccagttgcatttggcaagcatgggatgacctaccaaaatttggatcgcacagcttccgtagccgaggtgtttgcaggaggttaggggggtcatacaaactaaaatttaggcaaagaaggggtaggaattactataagtggttgtaaaaaccgaaatacagaagctgataatgggatgggcaggacgaaagttcatgatggtagacgttttgattctaggagataattttgaacggcagagcaagcattcccattggtatggccaagcatagaagcgccaagagacagaacaaccgcagaagacaggcgcaaactgagattctgtattggaacttctaatagtcgcctcctaatcgatgagtagcgacggcaaaaaagaagaaagtgctctattgtttccggctccgcacaatacgcacacaatggggagatcgccagaccaggcctgtataggtaaaaatttagttgcggcacccggcaacgaagcctcgtgaaggaaacttcaagattgcgcgatcgccagactgagcttctccatgggaacagtaggtgctggaagtcgtccaaggaagtaagcgctgatgcgcccaattcgttcattacagtgtaccgtcgaaagcgtgccgccgtgatgtaagcagttgttggaagcgggtcaacaatcggtccactcagggctgccttcgctaaagcatcagctgattcatttaatagaagacccctgtgccctgGAACCCAAAGAagtcgaattgatgtgatgtgtggagggatcaggaattttagtatccgaaagagctgcgattcagtggacgccgagagggaagtgcataaagataacgggtccgtaattattattactgctgataaagaaattggtaccttgcgcagagcgagaaccactgctagaaactcagccagatagataggagtgaaatcttggagacggagagaaaaagaccagtcaagggactgggagtaaatacctacacctgccttttctgcacacaccgagccatcagtcgcaattgcaacatgtgagctgaacgtcgacaaataatcctgcaacataccatttaaccatgagaaaggcagtaattttgcattacatggataaatgtcatcgtagatgatatacacatttgcagggatggaccgcaccggaacaatttcaggtattcgcacgttgagtgggccaagcaaagattcaacgaaacagatttggggagtttgaaggcgagaccatccgacacccaagaactccgctcgctgccctaggaagatcaactcggatgcatgctgctccgagtcgcaaaactttaaaaacgtttctactgtcaaaaggcgaaaccttgcagtaagaggcgacacccgcgcttccagatacaaaacattgtttgccacgtatttagggagacccaaacacaggctgtaaggtttctggcgacagccggtggtctgattcagctgcgtattcggccaggacacctgcagccggggtccctgcacggcgataggcatctgggttcccacggccggtcctcgcgtggtttattggattcgagacggaggattccactgccgtttgaaaacattgttcccggaagatcgaccgtgcagcccggaggcagttagcgaccaccagaaccgagcagggggtgactcaccccttcaactgtgcctgctcgccggcgcctcgcccattcggacttcccggaagatgtgtccggctggagcgtgagaactgtcgttcggacgcgaagacaacgctctctctggtgggggcgattgtccagcggcaccctctttctccggcgaggcatgtgacgggggcgtgtccctatgtgaagtggtgtgtgtgtgtgtgtacgacaacgcaagttaggccacgcccaacctggcgaagacttcctcgaacctggggaatcctagggaccggaccctttttaaaccggacgacgagtgccgtgagaaaagaatcctcgatcatcctcagatctcagatcctccgaccttcccccatcaccctccaatgggttccaaaatcttgtaaataatgtaaaataaaccccctgtactgTTTCCTTcctaaccaagtccgacaacgtcattcggagaagggacctgcggcgc comes from the Amblyomma americanum isolate KBUSLIRL-KWMA chromosome 1, ASM5285725v1, whole genome shotgun sequence genome and includes:
- the LOC144120762 gene encoding protein argonaute-4-like, coding for MIPDQMEIERALPSHFPRRPAQGKLGRPIQLTANHFSVEIPSGNVFHYDVEICSESRKETNKVPEKRKYRCISTKINRLVIELLVKKYRVDLSGCMPAFDGRKNLYTRRELNFRERTFTVDFEEDQRIQKFIVKIQYAATVNLDALQAVFDRRVSQVPQEVLQAVDIVLRHGPSIKLTPIGRSFFKPPAPGEYNTLGGGREVWFGYYTSVRTAQWKPMLNVDISATAFYEPLPVTDFMCKLFSDCRREMSAGDFQNLRDFQNVRLNKELKGLRVKVTHLPYPRKYKVVRVTKEPAKKIYFKMEDGTRCSVADYFQNRYDRLKYPNLPCIETGSENHPVYLPLEVCVIVEGQHCKKKLDETQTSEMIKRTAQPPAKRFNEIRQSVRDLVSSSDQCLREFGIKISTEPTQLKGRVLDPPSLVFENNNIGKPREGTWELRGRHFYKSATLTRWTLLNLSQFAQRDSLDNFVKMLIRVGQELGMSIEQPLDVTTTDANRKPVRNILLEEQRKTSNLEMVIIVLAKNTSYADIKQVAETEIGLRTQCVMDNNVIKKCNAALITNLCQKINAKLGGINNSLLPKEKPKIFQKPVIIIGADVTHPAPGDKLRPSIAACVGSLDAIPYKFHASVRVQMADSAATSRLEIIKDLKDMMKDTLKAFYHATRHKPERIIFYRDGVSEGQFMEVRNREVSAIRLACQELSPNETYEPALTFIVVQKRHHTRFMPANDRDGVGKCRNVPPGTTVDSVVTHPLDFDFYLCSHFGIQGTSRPSHYYILWDDSTFTADDVQNLSYYLCHTYARCTRSVSIPAPVYYAHLAAYRAKKHLMSKVDVSSSSSDSSGGSADAVSTRQYVEAVKVLESLKTGMYFV